Proteins found in one Planococcus citri chromosome 2, ihPlaCitr1.1, whole genome shotgun sequence genomic segment:
- the LOC135834016 gene encoding uncharacterized protein LOC135834016 yields MPGDGEVFEDANDQQQLHVARVAIKCPPFWKINPRLWFAQIESQFSNANIVSDLTKYNTVVGHIESEILNAVSDIVLNPPNQGKYETLKTRLIESFADSEDELARKLLQTNSNDDSKPSQILKNMKELAGSNISNSLLKTLWLQKLDPHIQAVLISKNENLTELGKLADQIGGIPGFKKNNILTVSKQESELESRMSSLESKLDKLLRINNSKSSSRSRSNSRSRSYVNLRHRSPTPGNSGNKDLCWYHAKFRSKANLCVPPCNFVQKKKGTSISFSEN; encoded by the coding sequence atgccTGGTGACGGAGAAGTATTCGAAGACGCAAATGATCAACAACAATTGCATGTTGCAAGAGTCGCCATTAAATGTCCTCCGTTTTGGAAGATCAATCCCAGATTATGGTTTGCGCAAATAGAGTCGCAGTTTTCGAATGCAAATATTGTTTCTGATCTTACAAAATACAACACCGTTGTAGGACATATTGAAAGCGAAATTCTAAATGCAGTAAGTGATATTGTTCTCAATCCGCCTAATCAAGGTAAAtatgaaactttgaaaacaaGATTAATCGAGTCATTTGCTGACAGTGAAGACGAGCTTGCTCGTAAGTTACTTCAAACCAATTCCAATGATGATTCAAAACCAtcacaaatattgaaaaatatgaaagaacTGGCTGGATCGAATATTTCGAATTCTCTATTAAAAACATTATGGTTACAGAAATTAGACCCTCACATTCAAGCAGTTCTAATttctaaaaacgaaaatttgacTGAACTGGGCAAGTTGGCTGATCAAATCGGAGGTATtccaggttttaaaaaaaataacattcttACAGTTTCTAAACAAGAATCTGAACTGGAAAGCAGAATGAGTTCGCTGGAATCAAAATTGGATAAATTACTTCGGATCAACAATTCAAAAAGCTCTTCACGTTCACGTTCAAATTCTCGGTCACGTTCTTATGTGAATTTACGTCATAGAAGTCCAACTCCAGGTAATAGCGGTAACAAAGATCTTTGTTGGTATCATGCAAAATTTAGATCCAAAGCGAATCTATGTGTACCACCTTGTAATTTTGTACAGAAGAAAAAAGGtacttcaatttctttttcggAAAACTAG